The Streptomyces sp. NBC_01775 genome includes a region encoding these proteins:
- a CDS encoding SMI1/KNR4 family protein — protein sequence MTTGRLGLGAPPGPQGRGNAAPPNRAYAGQVVNFPDPVRAARHPQGVRVGQDGFPDFSAYARAAAEIAEPPEGFGADELRLTDYVSANAALHAAGHELWADLPAVATPHGWTWHHVAYSRRMELVPVEVKALLRHHGGLATAAVDHAKTGTRPLQETRPAHFQVPHGPEPAVGEQQVADVEEKLGYRLPGAYRTFLKAAGGCAPSGVALDAELGLLVDQPFFTVRDEAAVNDLVYMNKCLRDHLTKDYLGVGFVQGGLIAVRVKGEAAGSVWFCAYDDARDEDGLPVQERVERLLRPCGADFDEFLLRLAGSPPELETVANLMVDGGFARDVPVER from the coding sequence ATGACGACAGGTCGGCTCGGGCTGGGGGCACCTCCCGGCCCCCAAGGCCGCGGGAACGCCGCGCCACCGAACCGGGCGTACGCCGGGCAGGTTGTGAACTTCCCGGATCCGGTCAGGGCGGCTCGCCACCCCCAGGGGGTGCGGGTCGGCCAGGACGGTTTCCCGGATTTCTCGGCCTACGCCCGCGCGGCGGCCGAGATCGCCGAGCCTCCGGAGGGCTTCGGCGCGGACGAACTGCGCCTGACGGACTACGTGTCGGCCAACGCGGCCTTGCACGCGGCGGGGCACGAGCTGTGGGCCGACCTGCCCGCCGTCGCCACCCCGCACGGCTGGACGTGGCACCACGTGGCGTACAGCCGCCGGATGGAGCTGGTGCCCGTCGAGGTCAAGGCGCTGCTGCGGCACCACGGCGGGCTGGCGACGGCCGCCGTCGACCATGCCAAGACCGGCACCCGCCCGCTCCAGGAGACCCGCCCCGCGCACTTCCAGGTGCCGCACGGGCCGGAGCCCGCGGTGGGTGAGCAGCAGGTCGCGGACGTCGAGGAGAAGCTGGGCTATCGCCTGCCCGGCGCCTACCGCACCTTCTTGAAGGCCGCGGGCGGCTGCGCGCCGAGCGGTGTGGCGCTGGATGCCGAGCTGGGGCTGCTGGTGGACCAGCCGTTCTTCACGGTGCGCGACGAGGCGGCCGTGAACGACCTCGTCTACATGAACAAGTGCCTGCGCGACCACCTGACCAAGGACTATCTCGGCGTCGGCTTCGTCCAGGGCGGGCTGATCGCGGTGCGGGTGAAGGGCGAGGCGGCCGGGTCCGTGTGGTTCTGCGCCTACGACGACGCGCGGGACGAGGACGGGCTGCCGGTGCAGGAGCGGGTGGAGCGCCTGCTGCGGCCGTGCGGAGCCGATTTCGACGAGTTCTTGCTGCGGCTGGCCGGCAGCCCGCCGGAGCTGGAGACCGTGGCGAACCTGATGGTGGACGGCGGCTTCGCACGTGACGTCCCTGTGGAGAGGTGA
- a CDS encoding SUKH-4 family immunity protein, with the protein MVTFAQAQERAERWVNGDMPGYQHREVQVREFDLGFVAWSEDREGGPASDGGNSRLVIARDSGETTLWPALPVGEVIRRYEEEYGVASEPAPAQAPQQRLDLEATSFLLTPPEWLQQAADQRGIPDHRTDTPAPAAPPAPSMPSPSPVPGADASSGAGTPGVSPWAGADTGNSSSGEAQRPPATVFAPPISGSDEDGTPPPPSARSEARTTLLPEGSALPQTAIAPAVKGPGAGGPEGAQPPLPQPGQPPQPAHGQPPQPQQGGPNDPQAQQQGPNGPGGQDSGAGAGPGSGPGAPGGTGGGGGVHHAATMLADPSQGGLQMPQPPGSPASPGAGDIADAATSRAERGSAPARPARHSRGSGPSVPPPPGAPGTPGARSGPSTPAPGTPSQGGVPSTPPPAAPGAPGAPGAPGGGYVPTQMVSADDLAEQISQSGQTPKIDVPSEPDGPGASGAQGAPGAPGAPPAPGGTGSGGGPGAPGGPGAGGPGGGVHQAATMLASPGPGGLGGPGGGGPSTPAPPGAPPPAPGAPGPGMPGAPVPGAPQAGASYGFPQPQPQQPAYGYPQAQGQPTVGPGYMAVLRYRAPDGSEQQLIRRSAPGTPHPEWQLLHELRGMNIPPQQVVELHTELESCDLPGGYCTRMVRENWPQVRISHTASYGTDHASRQQGMRHLIEHQGELHQVADGPARPAPNRVPLPPPHQIQPTPPVPPDAIGQELMQAFGPQGVFRFDQRAVSRQGVPDIVAQTLVWAGVPIDVTPFFWGQAQSGRPVPTLAELAQERGVQPASDAGSYLVMGTDFGRQLCVQYGTAHIVAVPLEAGPGGQPGAPQFVNTGLPEFVRCMAMLGRMWRLRYGLTPEQAGRWTVDFQSQLAALDAAALSSPENWWSVLLEQMWDGLF; encoded by the coding sequence ATGGTGACCTTCGCGCAGGCCCAGGAGCGCGCCGAGCGCTGGGTGAACGGCGACATGCCCGGATACCAGCACCGCGAGGTGCAAGTACGCGAGTTCGACCTCGGCTTTGTGGCCTGGTCGGAGGACCGCGAGGGCGGGCCCGCCTCCGACGGCGGCAACTCCCGGCTGGTCATCGCGCGCGACAGCGGTGAGACGACGCTGTGGCCCGCGCTGCCGGTGGGCGAGGTGATCCGGCGCTACGAGGAGGAGTACGGCGTGGCCTCGGAGCCCGCGCCCGCCCAGGCGCCGCAGCAGCGGCTCGATCTGGAGGCGACCTCGTTCCTGCTGACGCCGCCGGAGTGGCTCCAGCAGGCGGCCGACCAGAGGGGCATTCCCGACCACCGTACGGACACCCCCGCGCCCGCCGCGCCACCGGCTCCGTCCATGCCTTCGCCCTCTCCTGTCCCGGGTGCGGACGCGTCCTCGGGCGCCGGTACGCCGGGCGTCAGCCCCTGGGCGGGTGCGGATACGGGTAATTCCTCCAGCGGCGAGGCGCAGCGCCCGCCCGCGACGGTCTTCGCGCCGCCGATCAGCGGCAGTGACGAGGACGGAACCCCGCCGCCCCCGAGCGCCCGTTCGGAAGCGCGTACGACGCTGCTGCCGGAGGGCAGTGCCCTGCCGCAGACGGCGATCGCCCCCGCGGTGAAAGGCCCCGGAGCCGGCGGACCGGAGGGTGCACAGCCGCCGCTTCCCCAGCCGGGCCAGCCCCCGCAGCCTGCCCATGGGCAGCCCCCGCAGCCCCAGCAGGGCGGGCCGAACGACCCGCAAGCGCAGCAGCAGGGCCCGAACGGGCCGGGTGGGCAGGACAGCGGGGCCGGCGCCGGTCCCGGGTCCGGCCCCGGCGCACCAGGTGGCACGGGCGGCGGTGGTGGCGTCCACCATGCCGCGACGATGCTGGCCGATCCCTCGCAAGGCGGCCTCCAGATGCCTCAGCCGCCGGGCTCGCCCGCCTCGCCGGGCGCCGGTGACATCGCGGACGCCGCCACCAGCCGGGCCGAGCGCGGCTCGGCTCCGGCCCGCCCTGCCCGTCACTCGCGGGGTTCGGGCCCCTCCGTACCGCCGCCGCCCGGGGCGCCAGGCACCCCCGGCGCGCGCTCCGGCCCCAGCACTCCCGCGCCGGGCACTCCCTCGCAGGGCGGCGTGCCCTCGACACCGCCTCCGGCAGCCCCTGGTGCCCCCGGGGCGCCCGGCGCCCCCGGTGGCGGCTATGTGCCGACGCAGATGGTGTCGGCGGACGACCTCGCCGAGCAGATCAGCCAGAGCGGCCAGACCCCCAAGATCGACGTCCCGAGTGAGCCTGACGGCCCCGGTGCCTCCGGGGCTCAAGGGGCCCCAGGTGCGCCCGGCGCTCCCCCTGCCCCTGGTGGCACGGGCAGCGGTGGTGGCCCGGGTGCGCCCGGCGGGCCCGGTGCGGGCGGCCCTGGCGGCGGCGTGCACCAGGCGGCCACCATGCTGGCCAGCCCCGGCCCCGGAGGCCTCGGTGGTCCCGGCGGTGGCGGGCCGTCCACGCCCGCGCCCCCCGGCGCGCCCCCGCCCGCGCCGGGCGCACCCGGGCCGGGCATGCCCGGCGCGCCGGTGCCCGGTGCGCCGCAGGCCGGAGCCTCGTACGGCTTCCCGCAGCCTCAGCCCCAGCAGCCCGCCTACGGCTATCCGCAGGCGCAGGGTCAGCCGACGGTCGGCCCCGGCTACATGGCGGTGCTCCGCTACCGCGCTCCGGACGGGTCCGAGCAGCAGCTCATCCGCCGTTCGGCGCCCGGCACCCCGCATCCCGAGTGGCAGCTGCTGCACGAGCTGCGCGGCATGAACATCCCGCCGCAGCAGGTCGTGGAGCTGCACACGGAGCTGGAGTCCTGCGACCTGCCGGGCGGCTACTGCACGCGCATGGTCCGCGAGAACTGGCCCCAGGTGCGGATCAGCCACACCGCCTCGTACGGCACCGACCACGCCTCGCGGCAGCAGGGCATGCGGCATCTGATCGAGCACCAGGGCGAGCTGCATCAGGTCGCCGACGGGCCGGCGCGTCCGGCGCCGAACCGGGTGCCGCTGCCGCCGCCGCACCAGATTCAGCCGACGCCGCCCGTTCCGCCCGACGCCATCGGGCAGGAGCTCATGCAGGCGTTCGGGCCGCAGGGCGTCTTCCGCTTCGACCAGCGGGCGGTCTCGCGCCAGGGCGTGCCGGACATCGTGGCGCAGACCCTGGTGTGGGCGGGTGTCCCGATCGATGTCACCCCGTTCTTCTGGGGCCAGGCCCAGTCGGGCCGGCCGGTGCCGACCCTGGCGGAGCTGGCCCAGGAGCGGGGGGTTCAGCCGGCATCGGATGCCGGGTCGTATCTGGTGATGGGCACCGACTTCGGACGGCAGCTGTGTGTGCAGTACGGCACGGCGCACATCGTCGCGGTCCCGCTGGAGGCAGGGCCGGGCGGGCAGCCGGGCGCGCCGCAGTTCGTGAACACCGGGCTTCCCGAGTTCGTGCGCTGCATGGCGATGCTGGGGCGGATGTGGCGCCTGCGGTACGGGCTGACGCCGGAGCAGGCGGGCCGCTGGACCGTCGACTTCCAGTCACAGCTCGCCGCGCTGGACGCCGCCGCGCTGTCCTCGCCGGAGAACTGGTGGTCCGTGCTCCTTGAGCAGATGTGGGACGGCCTGTTCTAG
- a CDS encoding LCP family protein, with protein MDGESTSTLYRAGRRGRAGRGKKRRRWGRVAALTLLVVVLLVAAALGATYLWAGSRLQETGALAGYSGRPAAGKGTNWLIVGSDTRSGLTGKEREELHVGGGGRRNTDTVMVLHHGEAGPYLVSIPRDSYVAVPGHGRGKVNSAYALGGPKLLSRTVEQAAGLRLDRYAEVDFLGFTHVVDALDGVRVCLGKPLRDKKAGADLRAGCQALNGKQALAFVRARYSDPEGDLGRVKRQRELLSALVREGTGASAVLDPFRLHSFLGAALDAVTVDHGSGVMSLTRMAWEVRGLTGGEGGTTTVPVKNAGLSVPGAGDVVAWDAREARELFNQLRRDVPITATTVK; from the coding sequence ATGGACGGCGAGAGCACCAGCACGCTCTACCGCGCGGGCCGCAGGGGCCGTGCGGGTCGTGGGAAGAAGAGGCGCAGGTGGGGGCGGGTTGCCGCCCTCACCCTCCTCGTCGTCGTGCTCCTTGTCGCCGCGGCGCTGGGGGCCACCTACCTGTGGGCGGGCAGCCGTTTGCAGGAGACGGGGGCGCTGGCCGGATACTCGGGCCGGCCGGCGGCGGGCAAGGGCACCAACTGGCTGATCGTCGGCTCCGACACGCGCTCCGGCCTCACCGGCAAGGAGCGCGAGGAGCTGCACGTGGGCGGCGGCGGCCGGCGCAACACCGACACGGTGATGGTGCTGCATCACGGGGAAGCGGGCCCGTATCTGGTGAGCATCCCGCGCGACTCCTACGTCGCCGTCCCGGGCCACGGGCGTGGCAAGGTCAACTCCGCCTACGCGCTGGGCGGTCCGAAGCTGCTCTCCCGCACCGTCGAACAGGCCGCCGGGCTGCGCCTGGACCGCTACGCGGAGGTCGACTTCCTCGGCTTCACCCATGTCGTCGACGCGCTGGACGGGGTGCGGGTCTGTCTGGGCAAGCCGCTGCGCGACAAGAAGGCGGGCGCGGATCTGCGCGCCGGATGCCAGGCCCTGAACGGCAAGCAGGCCCTGGCGTTCGTACGGGCGCGCTACAGCGACCCGGAAGGTGATCTCGGACGGGTGAAGCGGCAGCGCGAGCTGTTGAGCGCGCTGGTGCGGGAGGGCACGGGCGCGTCGGCCGTGCTCGACCCGTTCCGGCTCCATTCGTTCCTCGGCGCGGCCCTGGACGCGGTCACCGTCGACCACGGGAGCGGCGTCATGTCACTCACACGGATGGCCTGGGAGGTCAGGGGGCTGACGGGTGGCGAGGGGGGTACGACGACCGTTCCGGTGAAGAACGCGGGGCTCAGCGTGCCGGGAGCCGGTGACGTGGTGGCCTGGGACGCCCGGGAGGCGCGGGAGCTTTTTAATCAGTTGCGCCGGGATGTGCCGATTACGGCAACCACGGTGAAGTAG
- a CDS encoding cellulose-binding protein → MSASSPHGFVVVRGRGYRPEQVDGRVTDLGQERDAAWERAAQLTVLAREMGEDAERLRGVVAALPSQTYEILGARAQGLLATAEAEAQDMRAAGDAEAQGLGARAEAEARDLKDGAREAAARLRAEAEAAAVRTVEAAQRHADGLRGEARAQAERTSREAAEALTEMSRRCASLLAEQEKEQAAEAEAAERELAQQEAAMDARAAGMEERGARIMAEAKRAHAQVEEEARHRKEDARAQGEELLAQARVREEGIQRETERVLREHAERADELKQHMAHVRSSLAALTGRTAEEAVPSAVQPAAHAQE, encoded by the coding sequence ATGAGTGCGTCGTCGCCGCACGGCTTCGTTGTCGTCCGAGGCCGCGGGTACCGGCCCGAACAGGTCGACGGGCGCGTGACCGACCTCGGTCAGGAGCGGGACGCCGCCTGGGAGCGCGCGGCGCAGCTCACGGTGCTCGCAAGGGAGATGGGCGAGGACGCGGAGCGGCTGCGCGGTGTGGTGGCCGCACTGCCCTCGCAGACCTACGAGATCCTCGGCGCCCGCGCCCAGGGCCTGCTGGCCACGGCGGAGGCCGAGGCGCAGGACATGCGCGCCGCCGGCGACGCCGAGGCCCAGGGGCTGGGGGCGCGCGCCGAGGCCGAGGCGCGTGATCTCAAGGACGGGGCGCGGGAGGCGGCGGCGCGGCTGCGCGCCGAGGCGGAGGCGGCGGCCGTACGGACCGTGGAGGCGGCGCAGCGGCACGCCGACGGGCTGCGCGGCGAGGCCAGGGCGCAGGCCGAGAGGACCAGCAGGGAGGCGGCCGAGGCGCTCACGGAGATGTCCCGCAGGTGCGCCTCGCTGCTCGCCGAGCAGGAGAAGGAGCAGGCGGCCGAGGCGGAGGCCGCCGAGCGCGAACTGGCGCAGCAGGAGGCCGCGATGGACGCGCGTGCGGCCGGGATGGAGGAGCGCGGCGCGCGGATCATGGCCGAGGCGAAGCGGGCGCACGCGCAGGTCGAGGAGGAGGCGCGGCACCGCAAGGAGGACGCCCGCGCACAGGGCGAGGAACTGCTCGCGCAGGCCAGGGTCCGCGAGGAGGGCATCCAGCGGGAGACCGAGCGGGTGCTGCGTGAGCACGCGGAGCGGGCCGACGAGTTGAAGCAGCACATGGCGCATGTGCGCTCCTCGCTGGCGGCCCTGACGGGCCGTACCGCCGAGGAAGCCGTGCCGTCGGCGGTCCAGCCGGCGGCGCACGCGCAGGAGTGA
- a CDS encoding ABC transporter ATP-binding protein yields MTTAVANPRTGGNGALTAVAASARQVVKAYGSGETRVVALDRVDVDIARGAFTAIMGPSGSGKSTLMHCLAGLDAVSEGRIWIGEQEVTGLKDKKLTQLRRDRIGFIFQAFNLLPTLNAIENITLPMDIAGRKPEPEWVDRVIRTVGLADRLKHRPNQLSGGQQQRVAVARALAARPEIIFGDEPTGNLDSRAGAEVLGFLRRSVDELGQTIVLVTHDPVAASYADRVLYLADGRLVDEMHRPSAEQVLDRMRRFVGETSQAPGDDLAAFGSAS; encoded by the coding sequence GTGACAACGGCTGTAGCGAATCCCAGGACCGGGGGCAATGGGGCACTTACGGCTGTTGCCGCATCGGCCCGCCAAGTCGTCAAGGCATACGGTTCGGGCGAGACTCGCGTCGTCGCACTGGACCGGGTGGACGTCGACATCGCCCGGGGCGCCTTCACCGCGATCATGGGCCCGTCCGGGTCCGGCAAGTCGACTCTGATGCACTGCCTCGCCGGTCTGGACGCCGTGAGCGAGGGCCGCATCTGGATAGGCGAGCAGGAGGTCACCGGCCTCAAGGACAAGAAGCTCACGCAGCTGCGCCGGGACCGGATCGGCTTCATCTTCCAGGCGTTCAACCTGCTGCCCACGCTGAACGCGATCGAGAACATCACGCTGCCGATGGACATCGCGGGCCGCAAGCCCGAACCCGAGTGGGTCGACCGCGTGATCCGGACGGTCGGCCTGGCCGACCGGCTCAAGCACCGGCCCAACCAGCTCTCCGGCGGCCAGCAGCAGCGCGTGGCCGTGGCCCGCGCCCTCGCCGCCCGGCCGGAGATCATCTTCGGTGACGAGCCGACGGGGAACCTCGACTCCCGTGCGGGCGCCGAGGTCCTCGGCTTCCTGCGCCGCTCCGTGGACGAGCTGGGCCAGACCATCGTGTTGGTCACCCACGACCCCGTCGCGGCCTCCTACGCCGACCGCGTGCTCTACCTCGCGGACGGCCGGCTGGTGGACGAGATGCACCGGCCCAGCGCCGAGCAGGTCCTCGACCGGATGCGGCGCTTCGTGGGAGAAACCTCCCAGGCGCCCGGTGATGACCTCGCCGCCTTCGGGAGCGCGTCGTGA
- a CDS encoding ABC transporter permease, with protein MTIVKTSLRSFFAHKGRMALSAVAVMLSVAFVCGTLVFTDTMSATFDKLFAATSADVTVSPKDAKDSDTPQTGRPETLPASALETARKTEGVRKAEGLVVSSSVTVVDRDNKNVGATTGAPTIAGNWTSNEHKSMDITSGHQPRGPTEMMVDADTADKHHLKLGDELRTVTALGDIRAKISGIATFQVTNPGAAIIYFDTATAQRELLGARGVFTSLALTADSGVTDALLKKNVAASFSDSALKGTALKYQTQKEAADSSREEMSSFLGVMKYAMLGFAGIAFLVGVFLIVNTFSMLVAQRTREIGLMRAIGSSRKQVNRSVLIEALLLGVVGSVLGVAAGVGLAVGLMKLMGTMGMNLDTSELTVAWSTPVLGLALGIVVTVIAAWAPARRAGRVSPMAALRESGMPADTKAGVVRAVIGLVLTAAGAGCLYAASQVEQASDGSTLLGGGVLLSLLGFVAIGPALAGILVRALSLVIARPFGRIGRLSERNALRNPRRTGATGAALMIGLALVASLSVVGSSMVASVTDQLDKSVGADFIVQSDTGQPLTPQVSKKVEAAHRLETVTSYKQVKAKLTAPGGKRTETRLSATEPSYVKDLHRETSSGELKNAYARDAVSVGDGYAKDYGVKVGDTLTAAFEHGRTAKLKVAAITKDDTAVDNGAMYLSIATVQRYLPADRMPLDGIMFGTAKDGQEKQAYAALKKTLEPYPQFKVRDQADFKQTLKDQVSQMLNMVYGLLGLAIIVAVLGVVNTLALSVVERTREIGLMRAIGLSRRQMRRMIRLESVVIAVFGALLGLGLGMGWGATAQRLLAMEGLNVLKIPWPTIIAVFAGAAVVGLIAALVPAFRAGRMNVLKAIATD; from the coding sequence GTGACCATCGTCAAGACCTCCCTGCGCAGCTTCTTCGCCCACAAGGGCCGGATGGCGCTCAGCGCCGTCGCCGTCATGCTGTCGGTCGCCTTCGTCTGCGGAACCCTCGTGTTCACCGACACCATGAGCGCCACCTTCGACAAGCTGTTCGCCGCCACCTCCGCCGATGTGACGGTCTCGCCCAAGGACGCCAAGGACTCGGACACCCCGCAGACCGGCAGGCCCGAAACGCTGCCGGCCTCCGCGCTGGAGACCGCCCGCAAGACCGAAGGGGTGCGCAAGGCGGAGGGCCTCGTCGTCAGCAGCAGCGTCACCGTGGTCGACCGCGACAACAAGAACGTCGGCGCCACCACCGGCGCCCCGACCATCGCGGGCAACTGGACCTCCAACGAGCACAAGTCGATGGACATCACCTCCGGGCACCAGCCCCGCGGCCCCACGGAGATGATGGTCGACGCCGACACCGCCGACAAACACCACCTCAAGCTGGGCGACGAACTGCGCACCGTCACCGCCTTGGGCGACATCCGCGCGAAGATCTCCGGCATCGCCACCTTCCAGGTCACCAACCCCGGTGCGGCCATCATCTACTTCGACACGGCCACCGCCCAGCGTGAACTGCTGGGCGCGCGGGGCGTGTTCACCAGCCTGGCGCTGACCGCCGACTCCGGTGTGACCGACGCCCTGCTGAAGAAGAACGTGGCCGCCTCGTTCTCGGACTCGGCACTCAAGGGCACCGCTCTCAAGTACCAGACGCAGAAAGAGGCGGCCGACTCCAGCCGCGAGGAGATGAGTTCGTTCCTCGGGGTCATGAAGTACGCGATGCTCGGCTTCGCCGGGATCGCCTTCCTCGTCGGTGTCTTCCTGATCGTCAACACCTTCTCGATGCTGGTCGCCCAGCGCACCCGGGAGATCGGGCTGATGCGGGCCATCGGCTCCAGCCGCAAGCAGGTCAACAGATCGGTGCTGATAGAGGCCTTGCTCCTGGGCGTTGTCGGCTCCGTCCTCGGTGTCGCCGCCGGGGTCGGGCTGGCCGTGGGGCTGATGAAGCTCATGGGCACCATGGGCATGAACCTCGACACCTCCGAGCTGACCGTCGCCTGGAGCACGCCGGTGCTCGGCCTGGCCCTCGGCATCGTCGTCACCGTGATCGCCGCCTGGGCACCCGCCCGGCGCGCGGGGCGGGTCTCGCCAATGGCGGCGCTGCGCGAGTCCGGGATGCCCGCCGACACCAAGGCCGGGGTGGTGCGCGCCGTTATCGGCCTCGTCCTCACCGCGGCCGGTGCCGGCTGCCTGTACGCGGCCTCGCAGGTGGAGCAGGCCAGTGACGGCTCGACGCTGCTGGGCGGCGGCGTCCTGCTGAGCCTGCTGGGCTTCGTGGCCATCGGCCCGGCGCTGGCCGGGATCCTGGTGCGGGCCCTGTCCCTGGTGATAGCCCGGCCCTTCGGCAGGATCGGCCGGCTCTCGGAGCGCAACGCGCTGCGCAACCCGCGCCGCACCGGCGCCACGGGTGCCGCGCTCATGATCGGACTGGCGCTCGTCGCCTCGCTGTCGGTCGTCGGCTCCTCGATGGTGGCCTCGGTCACCGACCAGCTGGACAAATCGGTGGGCGCGGACTTCATCGTCCAGTCCGACACCGGCCAGCCGCTCACCCCGCAGGTGAGCAAGAAGGTGGAGGCCGCACACCGGCTGGAGACCGTCACCTCCTACAAGCAGGTGAAGGCCAAGCTCACCGCACCCGGCGGCAAGCGCACCGAGACCAGGCTGTCGGCGACCGAGCCCTCCTACGTGAAGGACCTGCACCGCGAGACCTCCTCCGGCGAGCTGAAGAACGCCTACGCCCGGGACGCCGTCTCGGTGGGCGACGGCTACGCCAAGGACTACGGCGTCAAGGTCGGCGACACCCTCACCGCAGCCTTCGAGCACGGCCGCACGGCCAAGCTGAAGGTGGCGGCGATCACCAAGGACGACACGGCTGTGGACAACGGCGCGATGTACCTCAGCATCGCCACCGTCCAGCGCTATCTGCCGGCCGACCGGATGCCGCTCGACGGGATCATGTTCGGCACCGCCAAGGACGGTCAGGAGAAGCAGGCGTACGCGGCGCTGAAGAAGACGCTGGAGCCCTATCCCCAGTTCAAGGTCCGCGACCAGGCCGACTTCAAGCAGACGCTCAAGGACCAGGTGAGCCAGATGCTCAACATGGTCTACGGGCTGCTCGGGCTGGCGATCATCGTGGCGGTCCTGGGCGTGGTGAACACCCTGGCCCTGTCGGTGGTCGAGCGCACCAGGGAGATCGGCCTCATGCGGGCCATCGGCCTCTCCCGGCGCCAGATGCGGCGGATGATCCGCCTGGAGTCGGTGGTCATCGCCGTCTTCGGCGCCCTGCTCGGCCTCGGTCTGGGCATGGGCTGGGGCGCCACGGCGCAGCGGCTGCTGGCCATGGAAGGGCTGAACGTCCTGAAGATCCCCTGGCCCACGATCATCGCCGTCTTCGCCGGCGCCGCGGTGGTCGGGCTGATAGCCGCGCTGGTCCCGGCGTTCCGTGCGGGCCGGATGAACGTCCTGAAGGCGATAGCGACGGACTGA